From the genome of Nocardia sp. NBC_01503, one region includes:
- a CDS encoding WXG100 family type VII secretion target, producing MSWIGGDLAGLQAMGTAMQTAPDSTNDIVQALSSKVDTIVGDAGWTGDGADSFRKAWTSTSIQVGAVATVTSSAGKTLGDLGDNLQAIEADLYNAANDAKLLGAQIGEDGKPLPLVITGDPDSDTAKKARQAQSDYSATYDSAVKLAQRFRLQAAKELNDLASPIKPTDHDSDFSWDKRVTLADYLRGLYAVPNEKNTLWGKTLPDKIKAADQTLDQAFKDYTKAHSDYIAKGGQLPIDDPARMNTFAANKDLTQLENKLAAAEAGKGEAPLSDLLNVKIKDADKLIPALEKVTPKGLNFLKEIPVVDVAASGVVAEIQARDDISKGQNPTTARAYDYGAAALGLTAGAAAVALAPEAAPVLAVAAGAGAIVVGVGDTFYQGFHEHWAEDIHDRGVVSGVTHGLGNTFSNTGHDMADLGGSAWNATKSATTSLWHKAFG from the coding sequence ATGAGCTGGATCGGCGGCGACCTGGCAGGTCTGCAGGCCATGGGCACGGCCATGCAAACGGCACCGGATTCGACCAACGACATCGTCCAAGCGCTGAGCTCGAAGGTGGACACCATTGTCGGCGACGCCGGATGGACCGGCGACGGCGCGGATTCGTTCCGCAAAGCCTGGACCTCGACATCCATTCAGGTCGGTGCGGTGGCCACCGTCACCAGCAGTGCCGGAAAGACGCTCGGCGATCTGGGCGACAACCTACAGGCGATCGAAGCCGACCTCTACAACGCCGCCAATGACGCGAAGCTCCTAGGCGCGCAGATCGGCGAGGACGGCAAACCACTGCCGCTGGTCATCACCGGCGACCCGGATTCAGACACCGCCAAGAAGGCGCGCCAGGCCCAATCGGACTACAGCGCCACTTACGATTCGGCAGTGAAGCTGGCGCAACGGTTTCGGCTGCAAGCCGCCAAAGAACTCAACGACCTAGCCTCCCCGATCAAGCCGACCGACCACGACAGCGACTTCAGCTGGGACAAACGAGTCACCCTCGCCGACTACCTGCGCGGGCTCTACGCGGTGCCGAACGAGAAGAACACCCTGTGGGGCAAGACCCTGCCGGACAAGATCAAGGCCGCGGACCAGACACTGGACCAGGCGTTCAAGGACTACACCAAAGCCCACTCGGACTACATCGCCAAGGGTGGGCAACTGCCCATCGACGATCCTGCCCGGATGAACACCTTCGCTGCGAACAAAGACCTGACTCAACTGGAGAACAAGCTCGCCGCCGCCGAGGCAGGCAAGGGCGAAGCCCCCCTGTCGGACCTGCTGAACGTGAAGATCAAAGACGCGGACAAGCTCATCCCGGCGCTGGAGAAGGTCACCCCGAAGGGCCTGAACTTCTTGAAGGAGATCCCGGTCGTAGATGTCGCCGCCTCCGGAGTGGTCGCGGAAATTCAAGCGCGCGACGATATCTCGAAGGGGCAGAACCCGACCACGGCTCGCGCCTACGACTACGGTGCGGCCGCTCTCGGTCTCACAGCCGGTGCCGCCGCCGTGGCGCTGGCACCCGAAGCCGCGCCGGTACTCGCGGTCGCCGCAGGTGCCGGGGCAATTGTCGTCGGAGTTGGGGACACCTTCTATCAGGGCTTCCATGAGCACTGGGCCGAAGACATACACGACCGCGGTGTGGTGAGCGGCGTCACGCACGGCTTGGGCAATACGTTCTCCAACACCGGCCACGACATGGCTGATCTCGGCGGTAGTGCCTGGAACGCAACGAAGAGCGCGACAACCAGCTTGTGGCACAAGGCATTCGGATGA
- a CDS encoding Fic family protein: MLFPASALTADDARVLAEVDRMREQLRHEIQAKPGKWAGGLRKFLTADSVAASNSIEGFKVSTVDVEDLIAGERDVEVSEENKAETLAYERMMTYIQTLHEVDDFAYSKGFLNALHWMLQGHRHTERRPAGQWRPGPVYVTDARDPSIAAYTAPDADLVPALTGELVDWLNTDDGTHPLVRAAMAHLHLVSIHPWADGNGRMSRSLQTLMIAREGVLAPEFSSIEAWLGRPGNTWEYYQVLGRRGSTYRPDQDVSEWIRFNLTAYHQQAQTVHARWVRSGTVWAILEEYVAGIRLDERVISALHDVAMSGRVRRTRYEQSEGLSLQQAQRDLRDLVALRVLEPVGKTRARFYTAGPAYPATALEIASTPTALESPY, encoded by the coding sequence ATGTTGTTTCCCGCGTCCGCGCTAACAGCCGACGATGCCCGCGTCCTGGCCGAGGTGGATCGGATGCGCGAGCAGCTACGTCATGAGATTCAGGCGAAACCTGGTAAATGGGCAGGTGGGCTCCGTAAATTCCTCACCGCGGACTCTGTTGCCGCGTCGAACTCCATCGAGGGATTCAAAGTCTCCACCGTTGATGTGGAAGATCTGATCGCCGGCGAACGCGATGTCGAGGTCTCCGAGGAGAACAAGGCAGAGACGCTCGCCTACGAGCGGATGATGACGTACATCCAGACCCTGCACGAGGTAGACGACTTCGCCTACAGCAAAGGCTTCCTCAACGCGCTGCATTGGATGTTGCAAGGGCACCGGCACACCGAGCGTCGCCCAGCCGGGCAATGGCGACCCGGCCCGGTGTACGTGACCGACGCCCGCGACCCGAGCATCGCCGCCTATACCGCCCCTGACGCGGATCTCGTGCCGGCGCTGACAGGCGAGCTCGTCGATTGGCTCAACACCGACGACGGTACGCATCCTCTCGTGCGTGCGGCCATGGCTCACCTGCATCTGGTGTCGATCCATCCCTGGGCCGACGGCAACGGGCGTATGTCACGCTCACTTCAAACTCTGATGATCGCGAGGGAAGGCGTTCTCGCACCGGAGTTCTCATCCATCGAAGCCTGGCTCGGCAGGCCCGGAAACACCTGGGAGTACTACCAAGTCCTCGGCCGACGCGGCAGCACCTACCGACCGGATCAGGATGTGTCCGAATGGATTCGGTTCAACCTGACCGCGTACCACCAGCAAGCCCAAACCGTGCACGCCCGTTGGGTCCGGTCCGGAACAGTGTGGGCGATACTTGAGGAGTACGTCGCAGGTATTCGTCTGGATGAACGTGTTATCAGCGCACTGCATGATGTCGCGATGTCCGGCAGAGTCCGGCGAACCCGTTATGAACAATCCGAAGGGCTGAGTCTGCAACAAGCGCAACGCGATCTACGCGACCTCGTCGCACTTCGGGTGCTCGAACCAGTCGGTAAGACACGAGCCCGCTTCTACACTGCCGGACCGGCCTATCCAGCAACAGCGTTGGAAATCGCCAGCACCCCAACCGCCCTCGAAAGCCCTTACTAG
- a CDS encoding sensor histidine kinase, translating into MRWPRSLRRPWSLRTRVALASAATAAVVVAVMSTVLFAVASSDARTQVGTVVQALAIRSADGTVTTEGPQATVTTRDPAGLPHPAAPLVTAPGTEISALPALPAPNLEYARTIPVDGQTVVLAVPQTVATDSATKQRTRIIAIGVAGTVLAALLGWFFASRAVAPLRRLTAETAELGDRLELDSPKPSAASETAELADAMNSMLGRIADERRHTSEALVTARDFAATAAHELRTPLTAMRTDLQVLRGMPLSESERTEILDEVLAGQTAIETTLHALERLAVGDLTTESDWEDVDLGQLIDQVVDDALRANPGVRIETEGVEPIRLRGLAAGLRSVLENAIVNAVRHGSSTHIDIAAGTSGDTVTLTIDDNGSGVPASERERVFERFYRASRTPGSGLGLALVAQQADLHGGTATLDDSPLGGTRLVMTMEVGQRRIWEGDN; encoded by the coding sequence ATGAGGTGGCCGCGCTCCCTGCGGCGGCCGTGGTCGCTGCGGACCCGCGTCGCGCTGGCCAGTGCCGCGACCGCGGCCGTGGTGGTCGCGGTGATGAGTACGGTGCTCTTCGCGGTGGCGAGCAGCGATGCCCGGACGCAGGTCGGGACGGTGGTGCAGGCATTGGCGATCCGTTCGGCGGACGGAACAGTCACCACCGAGGGGCCGCAGGCGACCGTCACGACTCGGGATCCGGCCGGGTTGCCCCATCCGGCCGCGCCGCTGGTGACGGCTCCCGGTACCGAAATCAGCGCGCTCCCAGCGCTACCCGCTCCGAATCTGGAGTACGCCCGCACCATTCCGGTGGACGGTCAGACGGTGGTGCTGGCCGTACCGCAAACGGTGGCAACCGATTCCGCGACCAAACAGCGCACCCGGATCATCGCCATCGGTGTCGCCGGCACCGTGCTCGCCGCCCTGCTGGGCTGGTTCTTCGCCTCGCGTGCGGTGGCCCCGCTGCGCCGATTGACCGCCGAGACAGCGGAATTGGGTGACCGACTGGAGCTGGATTCCCCGAAACCCTCGGCCGCGAGCGAGACCGCGGAGCTGGCCGACGCCATGAACTCCATGCTCGGCCGGATCGCCGACGAACGCCGTCACACCAGCGAAGCCCTGGTCACCGCGAGGGATTTCGCCGCCACCGCCGCGCACGAACTGCGAACTCCCTTGACCGCCATGCGCACCGACCTGCAGGTCTTGCGCGGTATGCCGCTCTCGGAGTCCGAGCGCACCGAGATCCTGGATGAGGTGCTCGCCGGTCAAACCGCGATAGAGACCACCCTGCATGCCCTGGAGCGCTTGGCCGTCGGCGATCTCACCACCGAATCCGATTGGGAGGATGTCGATCTGGGGCAGCTCATCGATCAGGTGGTCGATGACGCCCTGCGAGCGAATCCCGGTGTGCGCATCGAAACCGAAGGCGTGGAACCCATTCGACTGCGCGGCCTGGCCGCGGGCCTGCGTTCGGTGCTGGAGAACGCCATCGTCAATGCCGTCCGGCACGGCTCCTCGACCCATATCGATATTGCCGCCGGAACCAGCGGCGATACCGTCACCCTCACCATCGACGACAATGGCTCGGGCGTCCCCGCATCAGAACGCGAGCGTGTCTTCGAACGCTTCTACCGGGCCAGTCGCACCCCCGGCAGCGGTCTCGGACTGGCCTTGGTCGCGCAGCAGGCAGACTTACACGGCGGGACCGCCACTCTCGACGACAGCCCGCTCGGCGGCACCCGGCTGGTGATGACGATGGAGGTTGGTCAGCGTCGCATATGGGAGGGCGACAACTGA
- a CDS encoding response regulator transcription factor translates to MNSPLILVVDDDARVLASVARGLRLSGFEVETATDGAAALARITASAPQAMVLDLNMPLLDGVQVVTALRSFGNDIPICVLSARAEVTDRIGALEAGADDYLTKPFDLGELVARLRAMLRRAPAPAHESDRIVVGPLTIQPSARRAYANDIRLDLTKREFDLLTALSAAPGQVFTRARLLDRVWGYDFETQTKVVDVFVSYLRRKIEATGSPRLIHTVRGVGFVLRDDA, encoded by the coding sequence GTGAACAGTCCGCTGATCTTGGTTGTGGACGATGACGCGCGGGTGCTGGCGTCGGTGGCGCGGGGGCTGCGGCTGTCCGGTTTCGAGGTGGAGACCGCGACGGACGGGGCCGCCGCGCTGGCGCGCATCACCGCGAGCGCACCGCAGGCCATGGTGCTGGATCTGAATATGCCGCTGCTGGACGGGGTTCAGGTGGTGACCGCGCTGCGATCGTTCGGCAATGACATTCCGATCTGTGTGCTGAGTGCGCGGGCGGAGGTCACCGATCGGATCGGGGCCCTGGAGGCCGGGGCCGACGACTATCTGACCAAGCCCTTCGATCTGGGCGAACTGGTCGCCCGGTTGCGCGCCATGCTGCGCCGGGCGCCCGCGCCCGCGCATGAATCGGATCGCATCGTGGTCGGCCCGCTCACCATTCAGCCCAGTGCCCGCCGCGCCTACGCGAACGATATCCGCCTCGATCTCACCAAACGCGAATTCGATCTGCTCACCGCCTTATCCGCCGCACCCGGCCAGGTGTTCACCCGCGCGCGACTGCTGGATCGGGTGTGGGGCTACGACTTCGAAACCCAGACGAAAGTGGTCGACGTGTTCGTCTCCTACCTGCGCCGCAAAATCGAGGCCACCGGTTCGCCCCGCCTGATTCACACCGTCCGAGGGGTCGGCTTCGTACTGCGGGACGACGCGTGA